From Thalassococcus sp. S3, one genomic window encodes:
- a CDS encoding DNA repair protein — MSDALHATLQVAQLVLQRLAFWLFGSAAVGLVLASVASASGFLPWLNLPLSFGDTLFPNAGIAIQLALTAFLVGLCAFLPSNARIMALETSHRSFQIGMHDVTAAYARAHAQDRNSTFTLSSEFDSIRERLTFLRNHPDLDSLEPAVLEVAAQMSHVSRELADIYSTQNVARARDFLIQRQHELDAFEAQLQEAKDIASEMQRWHHRVSLEEDVAQSQLQRLREELIDVLPDLLDQPQTEETDDVGAVSASHAPDPIQTAPDEGDPFADDDRIVALLARRAPG; from the coding sequence ATGTCCGATGCGCTGCACGCGACCTTGCAGGTCGCGCAATTGGTGTTGCAACGCCTCGCTTTCTGGCTCTTCGGCAGTGCTGCAGTCGGCCTCGTCTTAGCGAGCGTCGCGTCGGCTTCTGGTTTTCTGCCATGGCTCAATCTGCCGCTGAGCTTTGGCGACACGCTGTTTCCGAATGCAGGGATCGCAATTCAACTGGCGTTGACGGCCTTTCTGGTCGGGCTCTGCGCCTTTCTGCCGTCGAATGCCCGCATTATGGCGCTTGAAACATCGCACCGCTCCTTTCAGATCGGCATGCACGATGTCACAGCGGCTTATGCGCGGGCACACGCGCAGGACCGCAACAGCACGTTCACACTGTCTTCGGAATTCGACTCGATCCGTGAGCGGCTGACGTTTTTGCGCAATCACCCCGATCTCGACAGTCTGGAACCCGCGGTTCTCGAAGTGGCTGCGCAAATGAGCCACGTATCGCGGGAGCTGGCCGATATCTATTCGACGCAGAATGTGGCCCGTGCGCGGGATTTCCTGATCCAGCGTCAGCACGAGTTGGACGCCTTCGAGGCGCAATTGCAGGAAGCAAAGGACATCGCCTCGGAAATGCAACGCTGGCATCACCGGGTCAGTCTGGAGGAGGATGTCGCGCAATCCCAACTCCAACGCCTTCGGGAAGAGTTGATTGACGTGCTGCCGGACCTGCTGGATCAGCCGCAAACCGAGGAGACGGACGATGTGGGCGCGGTCTCGGCCTCGCACGCGCCCGACCCCATTCAGACCGCTCCTGACGAGGGGGATCCCTTTGCCGATGACGACAGGATCGTGGCGCTGCTGGCCCGGCGCGCGCCGGGCTAA
- a CDS encoding paraquat-inducible protein A, whose protein sequence is MLLRLATLSLLILYPIAWFAPLLRAGLLPLFGLSEISVITGLQALWGSDVFLALLVTFFALVAPMLKTAGLALVQWGLMSDRLKPALDLMGKLAMADIFLIALYITIAKGIGVGRVETAWGLYLFSICIVASLALGYLTRPNRAED, encoded by the coding sequence ATGCTCCTCCGCCTTGCCACTCTGTCCTTGCTGATCCTTTATCCCATAGCCTGGTTTGCACCGCTCCTGCGGGCCGGTCTGCTGCCGCTTTTCGGCCTCAGCGAGATTTCCGTCATCACCGGTCTGCAGGCGCTTTGGGGATCTGACGTTTTTCTGGCCCTTCTGGTGACGTTCTTTGCGCTTGTGGCCCCCATGCTGAAAACCGCAGGACTGGCGCTTGTGCAATGGGGGCTGATGAGCGACCGGCTCAAACCCGCATTGGATCTGATGGGCAAGCTCGCGATGGCCGACATCTTCCTGATCGCGCTCTATATCACGATCGCCAAGGGGATCGGTGTTGGTCGGGTCGAAACCGCTTGGGGCCTCTATCTGTTTTCAATCTGCATCGTCGCCTCCCTGGCACTGGGATATCTCACCCGCCCAAATCGCGCCGAGGATTGA
- a CDS encoding LeuA family protein, whose product MEIFETTLRDGEQQAYLHLMAQQKEALAIALEQLGVDIIDAGFPAASAVDLDGVRRIARATEQVQLSVLCRPVTRDIRMAHDAVGAAAARSRIATSARPFDLLARGPAERSAGFRKTRDRSRRLMQEARSWFPRAQYYLICAGDRDPSFLVDLAADVAAAGATHVVIADTLSTMEPGSFGALVKQIRGALPPDVIVGVHCHNQLGLSLMNSVAGIRAGAQQVEVTIGNTGDGGGNAALEQVLAYAHFFGGDDPDFANGCKMSRLNDVIEMFLAYSGLTLSPNKALIGEISFLVETGIHQSIPDHVKQRVFQPKVIGRATRNVIGRHSGRAGIADQLDRLRIDPARIDQGALYREVMKAAEQTGLVAEAEFRRIAAQVMRKEFCDAR is encoded by the coding sequence ATGGAAATCTTCGAAACAACCCTGCGCGATGGTGAACAACAGGCCTATCTGCATTTGATGGCCCAGCAGAAGGAGGCGCTTGCCATCGCGCTTGAGCAGTTGGGCGTCGACATTATAGATGCGGGCTTTCCCGCTGCATCGGCTGTGGACCTTGACGGGGTCCGGCGCATCGCGCGGGCAACAGAGCAGGTGCAACTCAGCGTGCTCTGTCGACCCGTCACCCGGGACATCCGGATGGCACATGACGCGGTGGGTGCGGCTGCTGCCCGGTCGCGGATCGCGACCTCGGCCCGGCCCTTTGACCTTTTGGCGCGCGGCCCTGCTGAGCGCAGCGCGGGTTTTCGCAAGACGCGAGACCGCTCTCGCCGACTGATGCAGGAGGCGCGGTCCTGGTTTCCGCGGGCGCAATATTATCTGATTTGCGCCGGTGACCGTGATCCGTCCTTTTTGGTGGACCTGGCCGCCGACGTCGCGGCGGCAGGCGCGACGCATGTGGTGATCGCCGATACGCTCAGCACGATGGAACCTGGCAGCTTCGGTGCCCTGGTCAAACAGATCCGCGGGGCGCTGCCGCCGGACGTCATCGTAGGCGTGCATTGTCATAACCAGCTTGGTTTGAGCCTCATGAACTCGGTCGCCGGTATCCGCGCGGGCGCACAGCAGGTCGAAGTGACGATCGGCAATACAGGGGACGGGGGTGGCAATGCAGCGCTGGAACAGGTTCTGGCCTACGCGCATTTCTTCGGTGGGGATGATCCCGACTTTGCCAATGGCTGCAAGATGTCCCGGCTCAATGACGTGATCGAGATGTTTCTGGCCTATAGCGGCCTGACCCTGTCCCCCAACAAGGCTTTGATCGGCGAGATCAGCTTTCTGGTCGAAACCGGCATTCATCAGTCGATCCCGGATCACGTCAAGCAGCGTGTGTTTCAGCCAAAGGTGATCGGTCGGGCCACGCGCAACGTCATCGGGCGGCATAGCGGGCGCGCCGGCATCGCGGATCAGTTGGACCGGCTCAGGATCGATCCGGCACGGATTGATCAGGGCGCACTTTACCGGGAAGTGATGAAAGCCGCGGAACAAACGGGCCTTGTCGCAGAGGCAGAGTTTCGGCGGATCGCGGCGCAGGTCATGCGCAAGGAGTTCTGTGATGCGCGGTGA
- a CDS encoding ABC transporter ATP-binding protein has translation MIRMENVKKSFGDNHVLRGLDLEIGKGTSMVIIGGSGTGKSVALKCILGLVEPDAGQIFVDGTKAGTGDRDAFLARFGMLFQGGALFDSLPVWQNVAFRLLRGTLKRPPEEARQIAVEKLRRVGLKADVADRLPAELSGGMQKRVGLARAIAAEPEIIFFDEPTTGLDPIMSGVINDLIREIVVEMGATAMTITHDMSSVRAIADTVAMLHDGVIQWTGPVSEMDTSGDPYLEQFINGRADGPIEAVR, from the coding sequence ATGATCCGAATGGAGAACGTCAAGAAATCCTTTGGAGACAACCATGTGCTCCGCGGTCTTGATCTTGAGATCGGCAAGGGCACGTCGATGGTGATCATCGGGGGCTCGGGCACCGGAAAGTCCGTGGCATTGAAGTGCATTCTTGGCCTTGTGGAGCCGGATGCGGGGCAAATATTCGTGGATGGCACAAAGGCCGGGACCGGGGACAGAGATGCCTTTCTCGCGCGTTTTGGCATGCTCTTTCAGGGCGGAGCGCTGTTTGACAGCCTGCCGGTCTGGCAAAACGTGGCGTTCCGACTTCTGCGCGGCACGCTCAAGCGCCCGCCGGAGGAGGCGCGTCAGATTGCTGTGGAAAAGCTGCGGCGCGTGGGGCTCAAAGCCGATGTCGCAGACAGGCTCCCGGCCGAGCTTTCGGGCGGAATGCAAAAGCGCGTGGGGCTCGCCCGGGCCATCGCGGCCGAGCCCGAAATCATCTTCTTTGATGAGCCGACAACCGGTCTGGATCCAATCATGTCAGGTGTGATTAACGACCTGATCCGCGAGATTGTCGTGGAAATGGGCGCAACGGCGATGACCATCACCCATGACATGTCCAGCGTAAGGGCCATCGCCGACACCGTCGCGATGCTGCATGATGGCGTGATCCAATGGACCGGACCTGTCTCTGAAATGGATACGTCGGGCGATCCCTATCTGGAGCAATTCATCAATGGCCGGGCGGACGGACCGATCGAAGCGGTCCGCTGA
- a CDS encoding ABC transporter permease: MRALGALGRQTLAWTAAVGRVTLFLLEAFSHMLRPPLYPRELFQALMNVGWLSLPVVGLTAIFTGGALALQIYAGGARFNAEAVVPQIVAIGMVRELGPVLVGLMIAARVTSSIAAEIATMKVTEQIDALVTLSTNPMKYLTAPRVLAGLITVPLLVGVGDIIGIFGGYAVATQNLGFNAAAYLKNTVDFLEMRDIISSLVKGAVFGVIATTMGCYYGMHSGRGAQGVGRATKSSVEAAAVLILAANFLLTGVFFSI; encoded by the coding sequence ATGCGCGCCTTGGGAGCTTTGGGGCGCCAGACGCTCGCCTGGACAGCTGCGGTGGGTCGCGTGACGCTATTCCTGCTGGAGGCGTTCAGCCACATGCTGCGCCCGCCGCTTTATCCGCGTGAGCTCTTTCAGGCGCTGATGAACGTGGGCTGGCTGTCACTGCCCGTTGTCGGGCTGACCGCGATCTTCACGGGCGGCGCGTTGGCATTGCAGATCTACGCGGGTGGCGCGCGTTTCAATGCCGAAGCGGTGGTGCCTCAGATCGTGGCCATAGGCATGGTGCGCGAATTGGGTCCTGTGCTCGTCGGCCTGATGATCGCCGCCCGTGTCACCTCCTCCATCGCGGCTGAGATTGCGACGATGAAGGTGACCGAGCAGATCGACGCCCTGGTCACGCTCTCCACCAACCCGATGAAATACCTCACAGCGCCGCGTGTGCTGGCCGGGTTGATCACCGTCCCCCTTCTGGTCGGCGTCGGCGACATCATCGGCATCTTTGGCGGCTACGCGGTCGCCACCCAGAACCTGGGGTTCAATGCGGCTGCCTATCTCAAGAACACGGTCGATTTCCTGGAAATGCGGGACATTATCTCAAGCCTTGTAAAAGGCGCGGTCTTCGGTGTCATCGCGACCACGATGGGGTGTTACTACGGCATGCATTCCGGGCGTGGTGCGCAAGGGGTCGGACGCGCGACGAAGTCTTCCGTTGAGGCGGCCGCCGTTTTGATCCTCGCGGCGAACTTTCTGCTCACGGGGGTGTTCTTCTCGATATGA
- the alr gene encoding alanine racemase gives MSTARLTIDIDSLVANWRALDAHTACDTAAVVKADGYGLGAGLVAKALAKAGARQFFVAVAEEGAALRRMLGPGPVICLFSGHMDGDTELIRSHELTPMLNSVDQMLRQVEALPHHPFGVQLDTGMNRLGMEGGEWAALRDLALTQNPVLIMSHLACADEPDHPMNAFQLKTFREMTDGLDTPLSLAATGGILLGADYHFDLTRPGIGLYGGLPYTDALPVVRLDLPIIQVRDIAPGETVGYGNSWKATRLSRIATVSAGYADGLIRAMGTTGVVYSGATPCPIVGRVSMDLITVDITALHDEPDALTILGPRQGVDDLAEAAGTIGYEILTSLGARYERQVI, from the coding sequence ATGAGCACCGCGCGACTGACCATCGACATCGACTCGCTCGTCGCCAACTGGCGGGCGCTTGATGCACACACCGCCTGCGACACCGCGGCGGTGGTCAAGGCCGATGGCTATGGGCTGGGCGCGGGCCTTGTGGCCAAGGCCCTGGCCAAGGCGGGCGCGCGGCAATTCTTTGTCGCCGTGGCAGAGGAAGGCGCCGCCCTGCGCCGAATGCTGGGTCCCGGACCGGTGATCTGCCTGTTCTCCGGCCACATGGACGGCGATACCGAACTGATCCGCAGCCACGAATTGACCCCGATGCTGAATTCGGTCGATCAGATGCTGCGCCAAGTGGAAGCCCTGCCACATCACCCGTTCGGGGTGCAGCTTGATACCGGCATGAACCGGCTGGGTATGGAGGGCGGCGAATGGGCGGCGTTGCGGGACCTGGCCCTTACCCAGAACCCCGTTCTGATCATGTCGCATCTTGCTTGCGCGGACGAGCCGGACCATCCCATGAACGCGTTTCAGCTCAAGACTTTTCGCGAGATGACCGACGGGCTCGACACGCCACTCTCTCTGGCGGCGACAGGCGGGATCCTTCTGGGCGCGGACTATCATTTCGATCTGACCCGACCGGGGATCGGGCTTTATGGCGGGCTGCCCTATACCGACGCGCTGCCCGTGGTCAGGCTGGACCTGCCGATCATCCAGGTGCGCGACATCGCGCCGGGAGAGACGGTGGGCTACGGCAATAGCTGGAAAGCCACGCGGCTCAGCCGTATAGCGACGGTATCGGCGGGCTATGCCGATGGTCTGATCCGTGCGATGGGCACGACCGGTGTCGTTTATTCCGGCGCCACGCCCTGCCCCATTGTCGGACGTGTGTCGATGGATCTGATCACCGTCGATATCACCGCCCTGCATGACGAGCCGGACGCGCTGACCATCCTGGGCCCAAGGCAAGGCGTGGACGATCTGGCAGAGGCGGCAGGCACTATCGGGTACGAAATTCTCACCTCGCTGGGCGCGCGATACGAGCGGCAGGTCATCTGA
- a CDS encoding DUF1194 domain-containing protein: MHIFIVLLLLLAPLRVVAEEVDVELFLAVDVSRSMSPDELEIQRRGYAEALQSSEVMAAIQNGLIGNIAITYVEWAGAYSQQVIVPWTKVATPEDAARVASRITSHFADGMRRTSISDALMYAAEDLERNHFEGLRRVIDVSGDGPNNQGRPVLHAREHVLSKGIIINGLPLMTQDALSSVWGIEDLDLYYQNCVIGGPGAFMIPVLDWDQFADAVRRKLVLEIAGLPPRIVPAQMTAPADYNCLIGEEIWQRNRIYFDSP; the protein is encoded by the coding sequence ATGCACATTTTCATCGTTTTGCTGCTGCTTCTCGCTCCCTTGCGTGTTGTGGCGGAGGAAGTGGACGTTGAACTGTTCCTCGCGGTCGACGTCTCCCGCTCCATGTCTCCGGATGAGCTGGAAATCCAGCGCCGCGGCTATGCCGAAGCGCTGCAAAGCAGCGAAGTCATGGCGGCCATTCAAAACGGGCTGATCGGCAATATCGCCATCACCTATGTCGAATGGGCCGGGGCCTATTCTCAGCAGGTCATCGTACCCTGGACCAAGGTTGCCACGCCGGAAGATGCCGCGCGCGTGGCGTCCCGGATCACGTCACATTTCGCCGACGGAATGCGGCGCACCTCGATCTCGGACGCGCTGATGTATGCGGCCGAAGATCTTGAGCGAAACCACTTTGAAGGGCTGCGCCGCGTCATCGACGTGTCGGGCGATGGACCCAACAACCAGGGCCGACCGGTCCTGCATGCGCGTGAACATGTGCTCTCCAAAGGCATCATCATCAACGGGCTGCCCTTGATGACACAGGATGCGCTCAGCAGCGTCTGGGGGATCGAGGATCTGGATCTCTACTACCAGAATTGCGTGATCGGCGGCCCTGGCGCCTTCATGATCCCGGTTCTCGACTGGGACCAGTTCGCCGATGCGGTGCGCCGCAAGCTGGTTCTGGAAATCGCGGGCCTTCCGCCCCGGATCGTGCCGGCCCAGATGACCGCGCCGGCTGACTACAATTGCCTGATTGGTGAGGAAATCTGGCAACGCAACCGGATTTATTTCGATAGCCCTTGA
- a CDS encoding replicative DNA helicase, giving the protein MNEIANIDTARLEAEASADAMPHSIEAEQQLLGAILTNNDVYDRIASIIRAEHFYDPVHARIYDIAASRIHKNALASPVTLKAFMEDDEGLKELGGPAYLARLAGAAISAFAVRDYAQMIYDLAVRRELIGLGRDISARAAKVEVDSEPREQIVEAEQKLYKLSEQGQTESGFQSFLKAVTDAVNVANAAYQRDGGLAGVSTGLIDMDKKLGGLHRSDLLILAGRPSMGKTSLATNIAFNIAKAYRRGALPDGSEGAVDGGVVGFYSLEMSAEQLAARVLSEASEVPSEQIRRGDMTEGEFRRFVEAAKTLEACPLYIDDTPALPISQLAARARRLKRTHGLDVLIVDYLQLVRPASAKDSRVNEVSEITQGLKAIAKELDIPVIALSQLSRQVESRDDKRPQLSDLRESGSIEQDADVVMFVFREEYYAEREKPSDDKLEEMAVWQDRMEKLHGKAEVIIGKQRHGPIGTVELSFEGRFTRFGNLVKPWQQGEDREF; this is encoded by the coding sequence ATGAACGAGATCGCGAATATCGACACCGCACGGCTTGAGGCCGAGGCCAGCGCGGACGCCATGCCCCACTCGATCGAAGCCGAACAACAGCTTCTGGGCGCGATCCTGACCAACAATGACGTCTACGACCGGATCGCCAGCATCATCCGGGCCGAGCATTTCTACGATCCGGTTCATGCGCGTATCTACGACATTGCCGCCAGCCGGATCCACAAGAACGCTTTGGCCTCACCGGTGACGCTCAAAGCGTTCATGGAAGATGACGAGGGACTGAAAGAACTGGGCGGACCAGCCTATCTGGCCCGCCTCGCAGGCGCCGCGATCAGCGCTTTCGCCGTGCGCGACTATGCCCAGATGATCTATGATCTGGCTGTGCGGCGTGAATTGATCGGACTGGGCCGCGATATCTCTGCCCGCGCCGCTAAGGTCGAGGTCGACAGCGAGCCGCGTGAACAGATCGTGGAGGCGGAACAAAAGCTCTACAAGCTCAGCGAGCAAGGCCAGACGGAAAGCGGTTTTCAGAGCTTCCTCAAGGCAGTAACAGACGCTGTTAATGTCGCGAATGCCGCCTATCAGCGCGATGGCGGCCTGGCCGGTGTGTCGACCGGCCTGATCGACATGGACAAGAAGCTCGGCGGGCTTCACCGCTCCGACCTTCTGATCCTCGCCGGCCGTCCGTCGATGGGCAAGACCTCCCTGGCCACCAATATCGCCTTCAACATCGCCAAGGCCTATCGCCGTGGCGCCCTGCCCGATGGCAGCGAAGGCGCTGTGGATGGCGGGGTCGTGGGCTTTTACTCGCTGGAGATGAGCGCCGAGCAGCTCGCCGCCCGGGTTCTTTCCGAAGCCTCCGAAGTGCCCAGCGAACAGATCCGCCGCGGTGACATGACCGAAGGCGAGTTCCGCCGTTTCGTCGAGGCCGCCAAGACGCTGGAAGCCTGCCCGCTTTATATCGACGACACGCCCGCGCTGCCCATCTCGCAACTCGCCGCCCGGGCGCGGCGCCTGAAACGGACCCATGGGCTCGACGTTCTGATCGTGGACTATCTTCAACTTGTCCGCCCCGCCTCTGCCAAGGACAGCCGTGTGAACGAGGTCTCCGAGATCACCCAGGGCCTCAAGGCCATCGCCAAGGAGCTCGATATCCCCGTCATCGCGCTTTCACAGCTCTCCCGTCAGGTCGAATCGCGTGACGACAAGCGGCCCCAGCTTAGCGATCTGCGGGAATCGGGCTCCATCGAACAGGATGCGGACGTGGTGATGTTCGTCTTTCGCGAGGAATACTATGCCGAGCGTGAAAAACCCTCTGACGACAAGCTCGAAGAAATGGCCGTCTGGCAGGACCGAATGGAAAAGCTGCACGGCAAGGCCGAGGTGATCATCGGCAAGCAGCGTCACGGCCCCATCGGCACGGTCGAGCTGAGCTTCGAAGGTCGCTTCACCCGTTTCGGCAATCTTGTAAAACCTTGGCAACAGGGCGAAGATCGCGAGTTTTAA
- a CDS encoding orotate phosphoribosyltransferase: MIPSSYPPKDEIARLTAKMLLDIEAVHLNADDPFTLASGLPSPTYIDCRKLISFPRIRSTLMDFLTVTVMRDAGLEAFDNIAGGETAGIPFAALVAERMALPMTYVRKKPKGYGRNARIEGAMSEGQSVLLVEDLTTDGGSKLSFVDAIRETGATCGHTAVLFSYGIFPETEKTLSDHGVTLHALCTWWDVLAEAKTSGRFDEQTLIEVESFLNAPRAWQEARQSGLA; the protein is encoded by the coding sequence ATGATCCCCAGCAGCTACCCGCCCAAGGACGAAATCGCGCGCCTGACAGCCAAGATGTTGTTGGATATCGAAGCCGTTCACCTGAACGCCGATGATCCGTTTACGCTGGCCTCCGGCCTGCCCTCTCCGACTTATATCGACTGTCGCAAGCTGATCTCGTTTCCGCGCATCCGCTCTACGCTGATGGATTTTCTGACCGTCACGGTGATGCGCGATGCGGGGCTCGAAGCGTTCGACAATATCGCGGGCGGAGAAACGGCGGGTATCCCCTTTGCAGCCCTTGTCGCGGAGCGGATGGCGCTGCCGATGACCTATGTGCGAAAAAAGCCCAAGGGCTATGGCCGGAACGCACGGATCGAAGGGGCGATGTCGGAAGGTCAAAGCGTCCTGCTGGTCGAGGATCTGACCACCGATGGCGGCTCCAAGCTCAGCTTTGTCGATGCCATTCGCGAGACCGGGGCAACCTGCGGGCATACCGCGGTGCTCTTCTCCTACGGCATTTTTCCGGAGACGGAAAAGACGCTCTCCGATCACGGCGTTACCCTGCACGCGCTCTGCACCTGGTGGGATGTTCTGGCCGAGGCCAAGACGTCTGGCCGATTTGACGAACAGACGCTGATCGAGGTCGAATCCTTCCTCAACGCCCCCCGCGCCTGGCAGGAGGCGCGCCAGTCCGGTCTTGCCTGA
- the pyrC gene encoding dihydroorotase gives MTNTVTLTRPDDWHLHLRDGDMLKAVLPETARHFARAIIMPNLVPPVVTKADAETYRERIRAALPAGMSFEPLMTLYLTEDTDPDDVARAAADGVVHAVKLYPAGATTNSASGVRDFDKVRAVLERMAEIGLPLCTHGEVTDPDVDIFDREAVFIDRVLDPMRRATPGLRVVMEHITTSGAVAYVRDAASPDLGATITTHHLVINRNHILVGGIKPHYYCLPVAKREDHRKALVEAATSGEAAFFLGTDSAPHTDALKENACGCAGCFTATNTMSILAHVFETEGALDHLDAFAAQNGAAFYRLPVNSDTITLSKGSTVDYPTRIETADGPVTVFDPGFDLTWHVAP, from the coding sequence ATGACCAACACAGTGACGTTGACCCGGCCGGACGACTGGCATCTGCATCTGCGCGACGGAGACATGCTCAAGGCGGTTTTGCCTGAAACCGCCCGCCATTTCGCCCGCGCCATCATCATGCCCAACCTGGTGCCCCCCGTTGTGACCAAGGCAGACGCCGAAACCTATCGGGAGCGGATCCGTGCGGCCCTGCCCGCCGGAATGTCCTTTGAGCCGCTGATGACGCTTTACCTGACGGAAGATACCGATCCCGATGACGTTGCGAGGGCTGCCGCCGACGGGGTCGTGCACGCGGTGAAACTCTATCCCGCCGGGGCAACGACCAATTCAGCAAGCGGGGTGCGGGATTTCGACAAGGTTCGGGCGGTGCTTGAACGCATGGCAGAGATCGGTCTTCCGCTTTGCACACACGGGGAAGTCACCGATCCAGACGTCGACATCTTTGATCGCGAAGCGGTCTTCATCGACCGCGTGCTCGACCCGATGCGCCGAGCCACACCGGGGCTCCGGGTTGTGATGGAACACATCACGACGTCTGGCGCGGTCGCCTATGTCCGTGACGCCGCAAGCCCGGATCTGGGAGCCACCATCACCACGCACCACCTGGTCATCAACCGTAACCATATCCTCGTGGGTGGGATCAAACCGCACTATTACTGCCTGCCGGTCGCAAAGCGGGAGGACCATCGCAAGGCGCTGGTCGAAGCCGCGACATCCGGGGAGGCAGCCTTCTTCCTGGGCACCGACAGCGCGCCGCATACGGACGCCCTGAAGGAAAATGCCTGTGGCTGCGCGGGGTGCTTTACGGCGACGAATACGATGTCCATTCTCGCCCATGTCTTCGAGACCGAAGGCGCCCTGGATCACCTTGACGCCTTTGCCGCCCAAAACGGAGCCGCCTTTTACAGACTGCCCGTGAACAGCGACACGATTACACTGAGCAAGGGCTCGACCGTCGACTATCCCACGCGTATCGAAACGGCTGACGGACCGGTCACCGTTTTCGACCCCGGTTTCGATTTGACATGGCATGTCGCACCCTGA
- a CDS encoding phosphoadenosine phosphosulfate reductase, whose product MQDAPHSFDISLAGLDPEAWRTKMAEIADEHGTYQPLGDKHFATFIDDRSTLIVTFESMQGIQVLSDMGQPLGFDLLRALGWSHLCIVSDGDTWFRDPMIYEFFDRLIDDAFFEDFDRVVFYGAGPCGYAACAFSIAAPGATVIAVQPQATLDPRIAGWDDRFDHMRRTSFTDRYGFAPEMLDGADHAFVFYDPMQPLDAMHAALFHRSNVDLLRMPHMGAALQTDLMEMKLLYRILAQAGLGKFDADGFGQMYRARRDYPPYLRNLLARLEAEERPELTKMLCRNVTSRMKAPRFRRRLVALEAPAEAPDADTHESEDGETSARIG is encoded by the coding sequence ATGCAGGACGCACCACACAGTTTCGACATATCCCTCGCCGGTCTCGACCCCGAGGCCTGGCGCACGAAAATGGCCGAAATCGCCGACGAACACGGCACCTATCAGCCGCTTGGCGACAAGCATTTTGCGACCTTCATCGATGATCGCAGCACGCTGATCGTCACCTTCGAATCGATGCAGGGCATTCAGGTCCTGTCGGATATGGGCCAACCACTCGGCTTTGACCTGCTGCGCGCTCTGGGCTGGTCTCATCTTTGCATCGTCTCCGATGGCGATACGTGGTTCCGCGATCCGATGATCTACGAGTTCTTTGACCGGTTGATCGATGACGCGTTCTTTGAGGATTTCGATCGCGTTGTCTTTTACGGCGCTGGCCCCTGCGGCTATGCGGCCTGCGCCTTTTCCATTGCCGCCCCCGGTGCCACGGTCATCGCCGTGCAGCCCCAGGCCACGCTGGATCCCCGGATCGCCGGGTGGGACGACCGGTTTGACCACATGCGCCGCACGTCGTTCACGGACCGCTATGGTTTCGCGCCCGAGATGCTGGACGGAGCGGACCATGCCTTTGTGTTCTATGATCCGATGCAGCCACTTGATGCGATGCATGCGGCGCTCTTCCACCGCTCGAATGTCGACTTGCTCCGCATGCCTCATATGGGGGCGGCGCTGCAGACCGACCTGATGGAAATGAAGCTGCTTTACCGCATCCTCGCCCAGGCCGGGCTTGGGAAATTCGATGCGGACGGCTTTGGGCAGATGTATCGTGCTAGGCGGGACTATCCGCCCTACCTTCGCAATCTGCTGGCTCGGCTCGAGGCCGAAGAGCGACCGGAGCTAACGAAAATGCTCTGCCGGAACGTCACCAGCCGGATGAAAGCACCCCGTTTCCGCCGCCGCCTTGTCGCACTCGAAGCCCCGGCAGAGGCGCCGGACGCAGACACGCATGAGAGTGAGGACGGCGAGACAAGCGCACGGATCGGCTGA